In Gammaproteobacteria bacterium, one DNA window encodes the following:
- a CDS encoding response regulator — protein sequence MPSPEVLAVLADEVSELDRVVMSALADMTTAAGNQDQFGHAVESYTEQIQRLAGACRVLELAGLQQVCEHLEKNLGLLDPGGSEDQRLIFDRWPRLALGYLRAPKDGVYSRELACYMSDHRWPNPMTDDEARQLEVSLHSISSEAGSDEVGEPRQLVAEAEDVQLKVAEDINPLLLDAFLTEGPLQAALYSETIQKIISGEGWADDVDEARRVVHAVKGAANTVGVRGVAVLCHHVEDILEYLADNAITPRGKLGRLLLAVADCLEEQFEALLDQRAEPPQSMDVLQRVLDVANAIDRGEIKPEDEKEGEGSEQDGDQQLFSAVAEPAAEPAALEEQPASTKHETSRQVSAPEEPRLDPQPAATRPVVEPKIRVTARSIDDMLRVSGEMAISRGYIQERLENSLKLVSELREREGALWDRANTLEGLVDTQGVAAGQRHAQAAIHGTSVVSPGFDPLEMDQYSELHTQVHGFVENIADLQLLGSRILDMLSEVGSALNQQTLQNNELHNLLMNSRMLPVSTLEPRLQRTVRQAAEKSGKSAKLVIEGGDVMLDDQMVNVLIDPIQHMLRNAVDHGLEKSGSRVDKGKDETGNIKIRFSRDGNYLVIQCSDDGAGLDLFRIHNKAVEQGLITDREDIVDEDIARLILKPGFSTSAKVTELSGRGVGMDIVNTSITRLKGSISIKTRVDQGVTFTLRLPISIGITHCLLAEAEHQVFAIPTDNLDRIVYGGASNIRKIGNRWFYKDAQDNCTIYSLGSLVGLGESQRFGQEHDQRPVILMRVMDQKFAIVVDKVTSGRDLVIKSMGRRINAIKGVIGASILGDGRVIPILEISDLVQQTSANGAEVSVVNRRNPSRADALDDILVVDDSLSVRTALSLMLGGNGFRVRTAKDGMDAIDEIKKHRPAAVLVDMEMPRMNGLELTMHIRGETDYRDIPVIMITSRTADKHRLQAKNAGVDHYVTKPYREADLLALLKSSLSEAA from the coding sequence ATGCCGTCACCCGAAGTATTGGCAGTTCTGGCTGACGAAGTGTCCGAGCTTGACCGGGTAGTCATGTCGGCCTTGGCTGATATGACTACCGCTGCAGGTAATCAGGATCAGTTCGGTCACGCAGTGGAAAGTTACACAGAGCAGATTCAGCGTCTTGCCGGCGCCTGCCGGGTGCTTGAGCTGGCCGGGTTGCAACAGGTGTGTGAGCATCTAGAGAAAAATCTCGGATTGCTCGACCCGGGCGGCAGCGAAGACCAGCGATTGATATTTGATCGTTGGCCACGTCTTGCTCTGGGTTATCTGCGGGCACCCAAGGATGGTGTCTACAGCAGGGAACTTGCCTGTTATATGAGTGACCATCGTTGGCCAAATCCGATGACCGATGACGAGGCGCGTCAGCTTGAGGTCAGCCTGCATTCTATTTCCAGCGAGGCCGGAAGCGATGAAGTTGGCGAGCCCAGGCAGCTTGTCGCCGAGGCCGAAGATGTTCAGCTGAAGGTAGCTGAAGATATCAACCCGTTGTTGCTCGACGCTTTCCTGACCGAAGGCCCGTTGCAGGCGGCGCTGTACTCGGAAACAATCCAGAAGATTATCAGCGGAGAAGGCTGGGCTGATGATGTGGATGAAGCCAGGCGCGTTGTCCACGCAGTCAAGGGCGCTGCGAACACGGTAGGTGTGCGTGGTGTTGCCGTATTGTGTCACCACGTAGAGGATATTCTTGAGTACCTGGCCGATAACGCCATTACTCCGCGTGGCAAGCTTGGCAGGTTGTTGCTCGCCGTAGCTGATTGCCTTGAAGAACAGTTTGAAGCCTTGCTTGACCAGCGTGCCGAGCCACCGCAGTCAATGGATGTGTTGCAACGGGTTCTGGATGTTGCCAATGCCATTGATCGCGGCGAGATCAAGCCTGAAGATGAAAAGGAAGGTGAAGGCAGCGAGCAAGATGGTGATCAACAGCTGTTTTCAGCAGTTGCAGAGCCTGCGGCCGAACCGGCAGCGCTCGAAGAACAGCCGGCTTCGACAAAACACGAAACATCAAGACAGGTCTCCGCCCCGGAAGAGCCGAGACTGGATCCTCAGCCGGCGGCAACCAGGCCTGTTGTTGAGCCCAAAATACGTGTAACTGCCCGTTCTATCGATGACATGCTTCGCGTGTCCGGTGAAATGGCAATTTCCCGCGGCTATATCCAGGAGCGACTGGAAAATTCTTTGAAGCTTGTATCCGAATTGCGTGAACGAGAGGGTGCATTGTGGGATCGAGCCAATACCCTGGAAGGCCTGGTTGATACGCAGGGTGTTGCAGCGGGACAGCGTCATGCCCAGGCCGCAATACATGGGACCAGCGTCGTGTCGCCGGGGTTCGATCCGCTTGAAATGGATCAGTACAGTGAACTGCATACACAAGTCCACGGATTTGTAGAAAATATCGCTGACCTTCAGTTACTGGGATCACGTATCCTGGACATGTTGTCTGAAGTCGGATCGGCGCTTAACCAGCAGACATTGCAGAATAACGAGCTGCATAACCTGCTGATGAACTCGCGAATGTTGCCGGTATCAACACTCGAGCCCAGGCTGCAGCGTACAGTCAGGCAGGCAGCGGAAAAGTCCGGCAAGTCAGCAAAACTGGTCATTGAGGGCGGCGACGTAATGCTCGACGACCAGATGGTGAATGTTCTGATAGACCCGATCCAGCACATGCTTAGAAATGCCGTTGATCATGGACTGGAAAAATCCGGTAGTCGCGTGGACAAGGGCAAGGACGAAACCGGAAATATCAAAATACGCTTTTCACGTGACGGCAACTACCTGGTTATTCAATGCAGTGATGACGGTGCCGGTCTGGATTTGTTCAGAATTCACAACAAGGCCGTCGAGCAGGGACTGATTACGGACAGGGAAGATATTGTTGACGAAGATATTGCAAGACTGATTCTGAAACCCGGATTTTCCACCAGCGCCAAAGTCACCGAGCTTTCAGGTCGCGGTGTCGGCATGGATATCGTCAACACCAGTATTACCCGGCTTAAAGGTTCCATCAGCATAAAGACCAGGGTTGACCAGGGCGTCACGTTTACCTTGCGCCTGCCGATATCCATCGGTATCACCCACTGTTTGCTGGCTGAAGCCGAACACCAGGTCTTTGCGATTCCGACAGATAACCTTGACCGCATTGTTTACGGTGGCGCATCAAATATCAGGAAGATCGGCAATCGCTGGTTTTACAAGGATGCGCAGGATAACTGTACGATTTATTCATTGGGATCCCTGGTCGGACTTGGTGAGTCACAACGGTTTGGCCAGGAACATGATCAGCGCCCGGTGATCCTGATGCGGGTTATGGATCAGAAGTTTGCCATTGTTGTTGACAAGGTAACCAGTGGTCGCGATCTCGTAATCAAGAGCATGGGCAGGCGAATCAATGCCATAAAGGGCGTTATCGGGGCCTCGATTCTCGGCGATGGTCGCGTGATACCGATACTGGAAATATCAGACCTGGTGCAACAGACTTCCGCCAACGGTGCCGAAGTAAGCGTGGTCAATCGACGCAATCCATCCAGGGCGGACGCTCTTGACGATATTCTGGTCGTTGACGATTCGCTGAGTGTTCGTACCGCCTTGAGTCTAATGCTTGGTGGCAATGGATTCAGGGTGAGAACGGCCAAGGACGGAATGGATGCCATTGATGAGATCAAGAAGCACCGGCCGGCCGCCGTGCTGGTGGATATGGAGATGCCACGCATGAATGGCCTGGAGCTGACAATGCACATCCGCGGTGAAACCGATTACCGGGATATTCCGGTAATCATGATTACTTCGAGAACGGCGGACAAGCATCGCTTGCAGGCAAAGAACGCCGGTGTTGACCACTATGTAACCAAGCCATACAGGGAAGCAGATTTGCTGGCCCTGTTGAAATCCAGTTTGAGTGAGGCAGCATGA
- a CDS encoding methyl-accepting chemotaxis protein, protein MKLVPNIRLKGRTIGQKFTLMGALLGLTFLIVASVFFYTTLVSDNASVRTSEAMTIRNQISLVKQTLESARVNVGRFFAAPNAKDRDERIAKMKKIDGLLNELIEEAHTAEEKALTTGPRDQLRFNQAKVEEAFKEQELLGYTHEEGLQGELRTAAHGIEDALKKANSAELTASLLTMRRHEKDFLLRRDAKYIKQHQEEWSDFRRLLDRTKISGGAKANIEKLGRDYSEKFVAMAEGYLKLSEHIAEFQAGFATVDPQLDQMEQTEIDQVAQLANELERSGIVTKTVFYGMLVGTGALMAFLMFLIVRNITRPVSTLQDTIHEFASGKLDVRSGIMTGDELQELSEAFDKMIEERGRFMQTEEMNEMLNNSVIGILRSVSRLGKGDLTTKAPVNEDITGALADSINQMADGISTTLAQVDRASGQVRQASSHARDITGKGKETVLGTAKGMNDIRGTIQETAKRIKRLGERSQEIGGIIKLIDDIAERTNVLALNANMQAAQAGEAGRGFMVVADEVQRLAESSKEATEQISKLVSGIQVETGDTIATMDKTIAEVVKGGELAEQAASQMALVEQTVAQLDALGAELASAVGAFVLPESVRQAAVAEPLKKAV, encoded by the coding sequence ATGAAGTTGGTCCCAAATATTCGGCTTAAGGGCCGCACAATCGGACAGAAGTTTACGCTCATGGGCGCACTGCTCGGTCTGACGTTTTTGATCGTGGCCAGTGTGTTCTTCTATACCACGCTCGTTTCAGATAATGCCTCCGTACGTACCTCGGAAGCCATGACGATTCGAAACCAGATATCGCTGGTAAAACAGACGCTGGAATCAGCCCGTGTTAACGTAGGCCGGTTCTTCGCAGCACCAAATGCCAAGGACAGGGATGAACGTATCGCGAAGATGAAAAAGATCGACGGATTGCTTAACGAGCTGATTGAAGAGGCGCATACAGCGGAAGAAAAAGCGCTGACAACCGGGCCGCGCGACCAGTTGCGTTTCAACCAGGCCAAGGTAGAGGAAGCATTCAAGGAACAGGAGCTCCTGGGCTACACCCATGAAGAAGGTTTGCAGGGCGAACTGCGAACTGCGGCGCACGGAATTGAAGATGCGCTGAAGAAAGCCAATTCAGCTGAGCTGACTGCGTCCTTGCTGACGATGCGTCGTCATGAAAAAGACTTTCTTCTGCGTCGTGATGCCAAGTATATCAAGCAACACCAGGAAGAGTGGTCTGACTTCCGGCGCCTGCTTGATCGGACGAAAATCTCCGGTGGCGCCAAGGCTAATATAGAAAAACTGGGTCGGGACTATTCGGAAAAGTTCGTGGCAATGGCCGAAGGTTACCTGAAGTTGTCCGAACATATTGCCGAATTCCAGGCCGGTTTCGCAACTGTGGATCCACAGTTGGACCAGATGGAGCAGACCGAAATAGACCAGGTGGCACAGTTGGCTAACGAACTTGAACGTTCCGGCATTGTTACCAAGACCGTGTTTTACGGTATGTTGGTGGGCACCGGTGCATTGATGGCATTCCTGATGTTCCTGATCGTGCGTAATATTACGCGCCCGGTATCAACGCTGCAGGATACGATCCATGAGTTTGCGTCTGGCAAGCTTGATGTGCGGTCCGGGATTATGACCGGTGATGAATTGCAGGAATTGAGTGAAGCGTTCGACAAAATGATCGAAGAACGAGGCCGATTCATGCAGACGGAAGAAATGAACGAAATGCTGAACAACTCGGTTATCGGCATCCTGCGTTCTGTATCCAGGCTGGGTAAGGGTGACCTGACCACGAAAGCACCGGTAAACGAGGATATCACCGGCGCCCTGGCAGACTCCATCAACCAGATGGCTGACGGTATCAGCACGACACTGGCGCAAGTGGATCGCGCGTCCGGCCAGGTACGACAGGCATCATCCCACGCGCGTGACATTACCGGTAAGGGTAAGGAAACGGTATTGGGTACCGCCAAGGGTATGAATGACATCCGGGGTACCATCCAGGAAACGGCAAAACGTATCAAGCGACTTGGCGAACGTTCGCAGGAAATCGGCGGCATTATCAAGCTTATCGATGACATCGCTGAACGTACAAACGTACTGGCTCTTAACGCCAACATGCAGGCCGCCCAGGCCGGTGAAGCAGGTCGCGGGTTCATGGTGGTTGCTGACGAAGTACAACGTCTTGCCGAATCATCCAAGGAAGCTACAGAACAGATATCCAAACTTGTCAGCGGTATCCAGGTTGAAACCGGTGATACTATCGCAACGATGGATAAAACCATCGCCGAGGTAGTAAAGGGTGGAGAATTGGCAGAACAGGCGGCATCGCAAATGGCGCTGGTAGAACAGACAGTTGCCCAGCTGGATGCCCTGGGTGCGGAACTGGCTTCTGCTGTAGGCGCGTTTGTCTTGCCTGAATCAGTGCGCCAGGCAGCCGTAGCCGAACCGCTGAAGAAAGCCGTCTAA